In Nitrospiraceae bacterium, the following are encoded in one genomic region:
- a CDS encoding TonB-dependent receptor, which produces MTGLSYTCKPIVFIAAGVLSAATMLTSFISTSHAAETSEIPASFPENSALDLPDISTTASAPANNQIGKEVTLFEEIPSVYGAAKYDQKVNEAPAAVFIITADQIKKYGYRSLAQILDSVPGLFTSNDRNYGYLGFRGFNRPGDYTSRVLLLVDNHRLNDAVYDEGGAGTEMPIDVDLIDRVEIIKGPGSSLYGTNAFFGVVNVITKRGRDIKGTEVSGEAGSFNTYRSRLTYGNKFSNGVEMLLSGSFSDSEGHREISYPAFASTNNGIAKDADRDNLYYYTGKLSYGDFTLLGGHQWRKKNVPTASFGTVFNDNRQHTLDERTYLDLVYQHELANQFNVKARVYYDRYYYRAHLPYDYAGTGTPPFTINKDSTEADWWGTELMITKRLFDSHKVTIGAEYRDQFRLNQSNADIAPPSTYLDDKRQSSFIATYLQDEWAITDHLVLNAGVRHDQYSTFGGTTNPRAALISTWDKTTVKLLYGQAFRAPNPYEQFYVTGTTFKANPDIKPERIKTYELVVEQYLGNHLRALGSLYQYNISGLISQTTDPTDGKLFYNNVDNILARGVELALEGKWPSGAEGRVSYALQRTENEDGGRQLTNSPQHLAKANLILPVVADKLFAGFEGRFTSSRLTLAGNSASPFYILNVSLFSQRIVKGWELSGHINNLMNQKYGYPGSGEHVQDVIDQDGRTFWVKLKYRF; this is translated from the coding sequence ATGACTGGTCTTTCCTACACCTGCAAACCGATAGTGTTCATCGCCGCTGGGGTCCTCTCGGCCGCCACGATGTTGACGTCTTTCATATCGACATCCCATGCGGCAGAAACCTCCGAGATCCCGGCTTCGTTCCCAGAGAACTCCGCGCTGGATTTGCCCGACATTTCGACGACGGCCTCCGCCCCGGCCAACAACCAGATTGGGAAGGAAGTCACGCTCTTCGAGGAAATTCCTTCGGTCTACGGCGCAGCGAAGTATGACCAGAAAGTGAACGAGGCGCCGGCGGCCGTCTTTATCATCACCGCAGACCAAATCAAGAAATACGGCTACCGAAGCCTTGCCCAAATACTCGACAGCGTCCCGGGACTATTTACCAGCAACGACCGGAATTACGGCTACCTCGGGTTTCGGGGATTCAACCGGCCGGGAGACTACACCTCCCGGGTGTTGCTGTTGGTCGACAACCATCGACTCAACGACGCCGTCTACGACGAGGGCGGGGCCGGCACGGAAATGCCGATCGACGTCGATTTGATCGACAGAGTCGAAATCATCAAAGGCCCGGGATCTTCGTTGTATGGCACTAATGCGTTTTTCGGGGTCGTCAACGTGATCACCAAGCGGGGACGCGACATCAAAGGCACGGAGGTCTCCGGTGAAGCCGGCAGCTTCAACACCTATCGAAGCCGTCTGACTTACGGAAACAAGTTCTCGAACGGAGTCGAGATGCTCCTCTCAGGCTCCTTCTCAGACAGCGAAGGACACCGGGAGATCTCATACCCGGCATTCGCGTCCACCAACAACGGCATCGCCAAAGATGCGGATCGGGACAACCTGTACTACTACACCGGCAAGCTCTCCTATGGAGACTTCACCCTCTTGGGCGGCCACCAATGGCGCAAAAAAAACGTGCCCACTGCCTCGTTCGGCACCGTATTCAACGACAACCGACAACACACGCTCGACGAACGGACCTATCTTGACCTCGTCTACCAGCATGAGCTTGCCAACCAATTCAACGTGAAGGCGCGAGTCTATTACGATCGCTACTATTATCGCGCACACCTTCCGTACGACTATGCCGGGACCGGCACACCCCCCTTCACCATTAACAAGGACTCGACGGAAGCCGACTGGTGGGGCACGGAACTGATGATTACCAAGCGGCTGTTCGACAGTCACAAAGTAACGATCGGCGCGGAGTATCGGGACCAATTTCGCCTCAATCAAAGCAACGCGGACATTGCGCCTCCCTCAACCTACCTCGACGACAAACGCCAATCGAGTTTCATCGCAACCTATTTGCAGGACGAATGGGCCATCACCGACCATCTCGTCCTGAACGCCGGCGTTCGGCATGACCAGTACAGCACCTTTGGAGGCACCACAAATCCCCGAGCGGCGCTCATTTCAACCTGGGACAAGACCACGGTTAAATTGTTGTACGGGCAGGCGTTCCGCGCGCCCAATCCCTACGAGCAATTCTATGTGACTGGGACCACCTTCAAGGCCAATCCAGACATCAAACCTGAACGAATCAAGACCTACGAGCTCGTGGTTGAGCAATACCTGGGGAATCACCTCCGTGCCCTCGGCAGCTTGTACCAGTACAACATCTCAGGCTTGATCAGCCAAACCACCGACCCGACCGACGGGAAACTGTTTTACAACAACGTGGACAATATCCTGGCTCGTGGCGTGGAACTCGCTCTGGAAGGGAAATGGCCGTCGGGCGCGGAAGGACGCGTGAGCTATGCCCTGCAGCGCACGGAAAACGAGGACGGAGGCCGACAACTGACGAACTCCCCACAACATCTTGCGAAAGCCAACCTGATCCTTCCGGTCGTCGCCGACAAACTGTTCGCGGGATTCGAGGGGCGCTTCACGAGTTCGCGCCTCACACTCGCCGGAAACAGTGCCAGCCCTTTTTACATTCTGAACGTCTCATTGTTCAGCCAACGGATCGTCAAAGGATGGGAACTCTCTGGCCACATCAACAACCTCATGAACCAGAAGTATGGATATCCTGGTTCTGGGGAACATGTGCAGGATGTCATCGACCAGGACGGCCGAACATTCTGGGTCAAGCTGAAATACCGTTTTTAA